The Cetobacterium sp. 8H DNA window CAAGAATGACTATAAGTGAAATTATAGCAGAGCCATTAATAATTCATAAAAAATGTAAAAATAAAGAGGAATTACAAGAGAAGGTGTCTAAACTTATGGAAATAGTTGGATTAAGCGAAAGGCTTATGAATACATATCCACACGAATTAGATGGCGGAAGAAGACAAAGAATAGGGATTGCAAGAGCTCTAGCTCTAAATCCTAAATTTATAGTTTGTGATGAGCCAGTTTCTGCTTTAGATGTTTCGATTCAAGCACAAGTATTAAATCTTATGAAAGATTTACAAGAGGAATTTGGATTGACATATATGTTTATTACTCATGACTTATCGGTAGTAAAGCATTTTTCTGATGATATAGCGGTAATGTATCTAGGAGAGCTTGTAGAAAAAGCACCTGCAAAAGAGCTGTTTAAAAATCCAGTTCATCCATATACAAAAGCGTTATTATCTGCAATTCCAGTTCCAAGTTTGAAACATAAGATGAACAGAGAAAGATTAAAAGGGGAAATAACATCTCCAGTTAATCCAGGAGTTGGATGTAGATTTAGAAAAAGATGTCCATTAGCTGTACCAGAGTGTGCAACATCGACTCCTATTTTAAGAGAAATTTCACCAGGACATTTCTATGCTTGTCATTTGATAGAAAAAGAAGAAAAAAAAACTGAACAATAAAAAGGATAACTCTAAATTAGTTTAAATAACTAATTTAGAGTTTGTTTTTTTAGGAGGTATTTTTATGGAAAAGTTTGATAGTAGAAAATATTTGTTAACAGCAAAATTGATTCTTTTAAAAGCAGTAAATGATATCTATCCAGAGTGGAATATAGTTTTAAGAAATTCGCTGAATAATGGTGTGTATATAACTGTGAATGATAGGGGAAACGTTTCCGAAAGTGAGCTTCAAAAAATAAGAAAAAGAATGGATGAACTTATTAAGAAAAAATTGCCAATAAAAAAAATGCACTTTAATTCTGAACAAATAACAAAAAAGCACTTAGAGAATGTCAGAGAGGATTTAAGAGAATTACTAGAGACTACTGGAATAATATCATTTTTTATCTATGAGTTAGATGACTATAGAACTTATTTTATTGAAGAGCTGTATGAAGATACATCTTTTGTTGATATGTATGAAGTCTATTCTTATGATGAGGGATTTATATTTAAAACTCCAAAGGAAATAAAAGGTATTATACAAATTCCACGGATGATTGATGATAAAAAATTAGCAAAAGTCTACAAAGAGAGTTCGAAATGGAATGACATCATGAATGTATCATGTTTAGGAAGTTTGAATAGAATTAATTTAGAAGGAAATATTATTGAACTTATAAGAGTGAATGAAGCATTGCATAACAAAAAAATAGCAAAGATTGCTGAAAAAATTATAGAAGATAAGGATATAAAAATAATTACAATTGCAGGGCCTAGTTCTTCGGGAAAAACGACATTTAGCAATAGGTTAAAATTACAGCTTTTAGCATCTGAATTAAAACCTGAAATGATTTCGTTAGATGATTATTATCTTCCAAGATATGATATTCCTTTAGATGAGGATGGGAAAAAAGATTTTGAGAGCATAGCGGCTTTAGATACAGAGTTGTTAAATCAAAACTTAAAAAGTCTTCTTCTAGGAGAAGAAGTAGAGATTCCACGATATGATTTTAATACAGGTACTAGAAAAGAAATTGGAGTACCAATGAAACTCTCAGAAGACGGAATTATAATAATAGAAGGTATTCACGGTCTGAACGATTCACTATTAGAGGGGATTTCTCTAAGTCATGTTTCTAAAATATATATCAGTTGCTTAACTCAACTGAACATAGACTCACACAATAGAGTAAAAACGAGCATGGTTAGAAAGTTAAGAAGAATAGTAAGAGATAGTATTTCTAGAAATTTTGATGCAGAAGAGACATTAGAAATGTGGGATAGAGTAAGAAAAGGAGAAAGTAAAAATATATTTCCTTATCAAGAAAATGCAGATATCATTTTTGATACAAGTTTAGCCTATGAAATAGGAGTTTTAAAACCTGCTGTAGAAAGAGAGTTAATAAAAATAAGAATGGATAGTCCACACTATCGTGAAGCACGAAAATTATTGAGAATTTTAAGTTATTTTACAATAATATCAGAGAGATATGTCCCAGATGAGTCAATACTAAAAGAATTTATAGGAGGTAGTTACTTTTATAATTACTAAAAAAAGAAAGCACCCTTTAAGGGTGCTTAAATATTTTTTTTGAAATTAATAATTTTATCAGCGATTGAAATAGCTTTCTTATGCTCGTAAACATTATGAACCCTTATTATTTTAGCTCCCTTAGATATACCTAAAATATTTACTGCAATAGTTCCTTCAACCCTTTCAGCTGGAGTTAGGTTTAAATCTTTTCCGATGAATCCTTTTTTTGAAACACCTAAAAGAATAGGTGCAATCCCATTTAGTTCATCTAATCTATTTAAAACTTCTATGTTTTCACAATACCCCTTGCCAAATCCAATACCAGGATCAATAATTAATTTATTAGGGTTAATTCCATTTTCCTCAGCTATTTGAAAAGTTTTCTTAAAAAATTTTTTGATACAAAGAATAATATCTTCAGGATAATCCTTTGTATTTTGATTATGCATAACAATGACGTCAACATCATATTTAGCTGCAACTTTAGCCATCTCACCATTATCCCGTTGCAATCCCCAAACGTCATTTATTATATGAGCCCCAGCTATAATAGCTGCTTCAGCAACTTCATGCCTATACGTATCAACAGAGATTAGACAATTTAATTCTTTTGAAATTTTTTCGATGATAGGAATAACTCTTTGAAGTTCTTCTTCTAAAGATATTTCTTCATGACCAGGACGAGTAGATTGGCCACCGATATCAATTATATCGGCTCCTTGGGATATGAGAAGTTTAGCTTGTTCAAGAGCACTGCTGATATTATTAAATTTCCCACCATCTGAAAAAGAATCTGGAGTAACATTTAAAATACCCATAATTAAAGTTGTGTCACTAAATTTCATAAAGCCTCCTATTTATTAAGAATTCTTTTTAATGTAGAGATTGTTTTTCTTTCAAGTGGATGAACAACATTTGGTGCAATTTCACTTAAAGGATCTAGAACAAAAGCCCTTTCGCACATCCAAGGATGAGGAATAGCAAGATTGTCCTCTTCTACAACATCACTATTAAAAAGTAAGATATCTAAATCGATCAATCTAGGGCCCCACTTTATCTCTCTAACTCTTCCCATATCTCTTTCAATTTGTAGAAGACTTTGAAGAAGTTCTTCTGGAGTTGAAAGAGTTTCAAGTTCAAGACAAGCATTTAAAAAATTATTTTGCTCAATATCTCCAAATGGTTCAGTTTCTAAAAAAGAACTAATCTTTGTAACTTTTGTAAAATCAAGATTGTTTATTCTTTCTATAGCATCGTTTAAATTATTTTTTAAATCACCTATATTTGTACCAATAGAAAGATAAGCTTTATTTCTAGAACGATTGGCTTCAACAGCAACGTAATCGAAATGCTTTTTGATAGGAGCCCAAGGTTTTTTAACTAAAACTTTTACTTTTTGAATTAAACTATACTTTGTTAAGATTTCTTGAGCAATACTTTCAGCTAAAGCCTCAATAAGATCAAAAGATTTTGAAAAGAAAATTCTTTCGACATCATCTGATACGAAGCCATAATGTGTAGAGTAATTTAAATCATCTCCTAAACCAGCTTTTCTAGTTGATGTTTCCATCTCCAGAGAGATAGAAAATTTTTGTTGTAAAAATTTTTCTTCAGGAAATACTCCATGATTTCCAATAAACTCCAAGTTTTTTATATAAATTTTATCCATAGTAAAGATCTCCTTATTTTATAAGATTAATAAATTCAGCTTTAAGATGAGGATTTGTATTAAAAACTCCACGAGAAGCTGTTGTTATAACTTTAGACCCAAAAGCTTTAACTCCTCTCATAGTCATACATGTATGTTCAGCTTCTACTATAACATAAACGCCTTGGCAGTTAAGAGCTTCAAAGATACAATCTGCTATTTCACCACAGAATCTTTCTTGAAGTTGAGGACGCTTTGAAAAAGCTTCAATAACTTTAATAAGATCGCCAAAGCCTACAATATTTCCATTTGGGATATAACCAAGTGATATTTTTCCAAAAAAAGGTAAAAAGTGATGCTCACACATAGAGTAAAAAGTGATGTCTTTTTCAAGAATTAAATCATTGTTTGGAACAGGAAAAGTTCTCTTTAAAAAGTCTTTTGGATCAAGAGAAAGTCCTGCAAAAATCTCTTTATAAAAAGTTTCGATTCTTTCAGGGGTATTGTTGATAACCTCTTCACAAATAAGGTTTGTATCACTATTAATTTCAAGTATTATATTTTTAATATGGTTTTTCAAATTCATTAATTCACCTCATATAATTATGATATAATACAATTATAGCATATTATGAAAGCTAAAAAAAACTTAAACTTTTGTAAAGAAAAAATGCTTGACAAACTTTGTGGAAATAGATATAATAAGTTGGTGATATTATGGAATTGAATGAGATGTTAGAAGTCTCTATCCTACTTGACTATTATAAGAATCTTTTAAGTGATAGACAGAAAGAGTATTTGTTAGAGCACTTCGAGGATGACTTTTCCTTGAGTGAAATCGGGAAAAGACACAATGTTAGTAGGCAAGCAGTCTATGATAACATTAAAAGAGGAATAAAAATTTTAAGAGACTATGAAGAGAAGATAGGTTTCCATAAAAGAGATATGGAACTGCTTTCAGAATTAGAGGAATTGAAGAAAAACTTTACCAAAAAAAAGCTGGAAGAGATCATAGAAAAAAACTTTTAGTAGGGGTGGCCATGTTAGAAAATTTAGGAAATAGATTCCAAGACATAATGAAAAAAGTAAGAGGTCATGGAAAACTAAGCGAAAGTAATATTAAAGAGGCTTTACGTGAAGTTAGAATGTCTTTACTAGAGGCCGATGTAAACTATAAAGTGGTTAAAGATTTTGTTGCTAAAATACAAGAGAAAGCTATTGGAGCAGAAGTTTTAACTGGGATAAATCCAGGACAACAATTTGTAAAAATAGTAAATGATGAATTGATTGAACTTTTAGGTGGAACTAATTCAAGATTGACAAAGAGTGTTAAAAACCCTACTGTTATAATGTTAGCAGGACTTCAAGGAGCCGGGAAAACAACCTTTGCAGCTAAGTTAGCAAACCATTTAAAAAAACAAGGTGAAAAACTGTTCTTAATAGGAGCGGATATATATAGACCTGCAGCTATGAAGCAATTAGAAGTTTTGGCTCAACAGATAGGTGTAGATGTTTACTTTGAACTTGGAAGTAATGATGCCGTTGGAATATGTGAAAGAGGACTTCAAAAAGCAAAAGAAGCTGGAGCGACATATTTAATAATAGATACAGCAGGAAGATTACATATAGATGAGAAACTAATGGAAGAGTTAAAAGAGGTTAAGAAAGTTGTTAGACCTCAAGAGATTCTATTAGTAGTAGATGCAATGATAGGACAGGACGCAGTAAACTTAGCACAATCATTTAACAATGCACTTAGCATAGACGGTGTTGTGTTAACTAAGTTTGATGGAGATACAAGAGGAGGAGCAGCTCTTTCTATAAAATCGGTAGTTGGTAAACCAATTAAATTTGTTGGAACTGGTGAGAAGATTGAAGATTTAGAATTGTTTCATCCAGAAAGACTAGCATCTAGAATCCTAGGAATGGGAGATGTTGTTTCTTTAGTTGAAAAGGCTCAAGAGGCAATAGGAGAAGATGATGCAAAATCTTTAGAAGAAAAAATAAGAACTCAAAAGTTTGACTTAGATGATTTCTTAAAACAACTTCAAAATATTAAAAAGTTAGGTTCTTTAGGAAGCATCCTAAAAATGATCCCAGGAATGGGGCAGATTGGTGATTTAGCACCAGCTGAAAAAGAGATGAAAAAGGTTGAAGCTATAATTCAATCAATGACTAAAGAAGAAAGAAAAAAACCAGAGATTCTAAAAGCAAATCGTAAATTAAGAATTGCAAAAGGTAGTGGAACACAAGTTTCAGACATCAATAAATTGTTAAAGCAATTTGAGCAGATGAGAGATATGATGAAAATGTTTTCAACTGGAAAATTCCCACAACTCCCAGGAATGGGTGGAAAAAAGGGTGGAATGAAATTTCCTTTTTAAATAGAAATTAAACCAAAAAATCAAAATAGATATATAAAGGAGAAGTGATTTTAAATGTTAAAATTAAGATTAACTAGAATGGGAAGCAAGAAGAGA harbors:
- a CDS encoding ABC transporter ATP-binding protein, with amino-acid sequence MADKILEVKNLKKYFNTPKGLLHAVDGVNFSIERGKTLGVVGESGCGKSTTGRVVLRLLEATDGEIYFEGKNIREYNKEQMVKLREEMQIIFQDPYASLNPRMTISEIIAEPLIIHKKCKNKEELQEKVSKLMEIVGLSERLMNTYPHELDGGRRQRIGIARALALNPKFIVCDEPVSALDVSIQAQVLNLMKDLQEEFGLTYMFITHDLSVVKHFSDDIAVMYLGELVEKAPAKELFKNPVHPYTKALLSAIPVPSLKHKMNRERLKGEITSPVNPGVGCRFRKRCPLAVPECATSTPILREISPGHFYACHLIEKEEKKTEQ
- a CDS encoding uridine kinase; its protein translation is MEKFDSRKYLLTAKLILLKAVNDIYPEWNIVLRNSLNNGVYITVNDRGNVSESELQKIRKRMDELIKKKLPIKKMHFNSEQITKKHLENVREDLRELLETTGIISFFIYELDDYRTYFIEELYEDTSFVDMYEVYSYDEGFIFKTPKEIKGIIQIPRMIDDKKLAKVYKESSKWNDIMNVSCLGSLNRINLEGNIIELIRVNEALHNKKIAKIAEKIIEDKDIKIITIAGPSSSGKTTFSNRLKLQLLASELKPEMISLDDYYLPRYDIPLDEDGKKDFESIAALDTELLNQNLKSLLLGEEVEIPRYDFNTGTRKEIGVPMKLSEDGIIIIEGIHGLNDSLLEGISLSHVSKIYISCLTQLNIDSHNRVKTSMVRKLRRIVRDSISRNFDAEETLEMWDRVRKGESKNIFPYQENADIIFDTSLAYEIGVLKPAVERELIKIRMDSPHYREARKLLRILSYFTIISERYVPDESILKEFIGGSYFYNY
- the folP gene encoding dihydropteroate synthase encodes the protein MKFSDTTLIMGILNVTPDSFSDGGKFNNISSALEQAKLLISQGADIIDIGGQSTRPGHEEISLEEELQRVIPIIEKISKELNCLISVDTYRHEVAEAAIIAGAHIINDVWGLQRDNGEMAKVAAKYDVDVIVMHNQNTKDYPEDIILCIKKFFKKTFQIAEENGINPNKLIIDPGIGFGKGYCENIEVLNRLDELNGIAPILLGVSKKGFIGKDLNLTPAERVEGTIAVNILGISKGAKIIRVHNVYEHKKAISIADKIINFKKNI
- the folK gene encoding 2-amino-4-hydroxy-6-hydroxymethyldihydropteridine diphosphokinase, with protein sequence MDKIYIKNLEFIGNHGVFPEEKFLQQKFSISLEMETSTRKAGLGDDLNYSTHYGFVSDDVERIFFSKSFDLIEALAESIAQEILTKYSLIQKVKVLVKKPWAPIKKHFDYVAVEANRSRNKAYLSIGTNIGDLKNNLNDAIERINNLDFTKVTKISSFLETEPFGDIEQNNFLNACLELETLSTPEELLQSLLQIERDMGRVREIKWGPRLIDLDILLFNSDVVEEDNLAIPHPWMCERAFVLDPLSEIAPNVVHPLERKTISTLKRILNK
- the folE gene encoding GTP cyclohydrolase I, producing MNLKNHIKNIILEINSDTNLICEEVINNTPERIETFYKEIFAGLSLDPKDFLKRTFPVPNNDLILEKDITFYSMCEHHFLPFFGKISLGYIPNGNIVGFGDLIKVIEAFSKRPQLQERFCGEIADCIFEALNCQGVYVIVEAEHTCMTMRGVKAFGSKVITTASRGVFNTNPHLKAEFINLIK
- the ylxM gene encoding YlxM family DNA-binding protein, which produces MELNEMLEVSILLDYYKNLLSDRQKEYLLEHFEDDFSLSEIGKRHNVSRQAVYDNIKRGIKILRDYEEKIGFHKRDMELLSELEELKKNFTKKKLEEIIEKNF
- the ffh gene encoding signal recognition particle protein, yielding MLENLGNRFQDIMKKVRGHGKLSESNIKEALREVRMSLLEADVNYKVVKDFVAKIQEKAIGAEVLTGINPGQQFVKIVNDELIELLGGTNSRLTKSVKNPTVIMLAGLQGAGKTTFAAKLANHLKKQGEKLFLIGADIYRPAAMKQLEVLAQQIGVDVYFELGSNDAVGICERGLQKAKEAGATYLIIDTAGRLHIDEKLMEELKEVKKVVRPQEILLVVDAMIGQDAVNLAQSFNNALSIDGVVLTKFDGDTRGGAALSIKSVVGKPIKFVGTGEKIEDLELFHPERLASRILGMGDVVSLVEKAQEAIGEDDAKSLEEKIRTQKFDLDDFLKQLQNIKKLGSLGSILKMIPGMGQIGDLAPAEKEMKKVEAIIQSMTKEERKKPEILKANRKLRIAKGSGTQVSDINKLLKQFEQMRDMMKMFSTGKFPQLPGMGGKKGGMKFPF